A region from the Rhodamnia argentea isolate NSW1041297 chromosome 7, ASM2092103v1, whole genome shotgun sequence genome encodes:
- the LOC115743569 gene encoding uncharacterized protein LOC115743569, whose protein sequence is MKRVDNRKDTTTLPVVTRDEEGKKRVEKVEVEAHSVDTLKHIERKLMDKGVQRMERHPADGLGGISRLPPKSGHGGKYTWEGPEDPAESELAPTPPAIDERDPNYVDEEAEEKATRGEDGEVAELVVGEVEVPKAREVGVARVDVDSRLQVDQHED, encoded by the coding sequence ATGAAGCGTGTCGACAACAGGAAAGATACCACGACGCTCCCCGTCGTGACCCGTGACGAGGAAGGCAAGAAGAGGGTGGagaaggtggaggtggaggctCACAGCGTGGACACCCTCAAGCACATCGAGAGGAAGCTGATGGACAAGGGCGTGCAGCGGATGGAGCGCCATCCTGCCGACGGCCTTGGCGGCATCAGCCGCCTGCCGCCCAAGTCCGGCCACGGCGGCAAGTACACGTGGGAGGGGCCAGAGGACCCGGCAGAGAGCGAGCTGGCTCCGACGCCGCCGGCCATCGATGAGAGGGACCCGAACTACGTGGACGAGGAAGCGGAGGAGAAGGCGACGCGAGGGGAGGACGGGGAGGTGGCCGAGCTGGTGGTGGGGGAGGTGGAGGTGCCCAAGGCTCGCGAGGTTGGGGTGGCTAGGGTCGACGTTGATTCTCGCTTGCAGGTGGACCAACATGAGGATTGA